In Ruminococcaceae bacterium BL-6, a genomic segment contains:
- a CDS encoding Phage terminase, large subunit, PBSX family, protein MEFRPFSKKQMQALTWWCRGSPYEARSAVICDGAVRSGKTTCMGVSFVAWSFYRYSGQTFALCGKTIRSLRRNLIHPLLPILEESGFHCIQKLSENRIDISSHGKTNRYYLFGGKDESSAALIQGMTLAGVLFDEVALMPRSFVEQAIARCSVEGSTFWFNCNPENPQHWFYREWIQNAERRNALYLHFCMEDNPALSDEMRKRYAGLYEGSFYERFVLGKWTAAEGLVYPFMTRERFCPVPDGEMERYAVSCDYGTVNPSSFGLWGKRSGCWYRLSEYYYDSRREGMSRTDEEHYAALERLAGKRRIGCVAVDPSAASFIEVIARHGKFPVVPAKNDVLDGIRSVGVALKQGDIRICDTCADAMREFSLYRWSGDTVRDAPVKENDHAMDDIRYFVTTVLHRGEDGFFAMAAPRRKGVRDEIF, encoded by the coding sequence TTGGAGTTTCGCCCCTTTTCGAAAAAGCAGATGCAGGCGCTCACCTGGTGGTGCCGGGGCAGCCCCTATGAAGCACGGAGCGCCGTCATCTGCGACGGCGCGGTGAGAAGCGGAAAGACGACCTGCATGGGGGTCTCGTTCGTCGCGTGGTCGTTTTACCGGTATTCCGGCCAGACGTTCGCGCTGTGCGGGAAGACCATCCGGTCGCTGCGGCGGAACCTGATCCATCCCCTGCTGCCCATTCTGGAGGAAAGCGGGTTCCACTGCATCCAGAAGCTTTCGGAAAACAGGATCGACATTTCTTCCCATGGGAAAACGAACCGCTATTACCTGTTCGGGGGAAAAGACGAGTCCTCCGCCGCGCTGATCCAGGGCATGACGCTCGCCGGGGTGCTGTTCGACGAGGTGGCGCTGATGCCGCGCTCCTTTGTGGAGCAGGCGATCGCGCGGTGCTCGGTGGAAGGCTCCACGTTCTGGTTCAACTGCAACCCGGAAAATCCCCAGCACTGGTTTTACCGCGAATGGATCCAGAACGCAGAGCGCCGCAACGCGCTGTACCTTCATTTCTGCATGGAGGACAATCCCGCGCTTTCGGATGAGATGCGGAAGCGGTACGCCGGCCTTTACGAGGGGTCGTTCTACGAGCGGTTTGTGCTCGGAAAATGGACGGCGGCCGAAGGGCTGGTGTATCCGTTCATGACGCGGGAGCGGTTCTGCCCCGTGCCGGACGGGGAGATGGAACGGTACGCCGTCTCCTGCGATTACGGGACGGTGAACCCGTCGTCGTTCGGGCTGTGGGGAAAACGGAGCGGGTGCTGGTACCGGCTGAGCGAGTATTATTACGATTCCCGGCGGGAGGGGATGTCCCGCACGGACGAGGAGCACTACGCCGCGCTGGAGCGCCTCGCCGGGAAAAGGCGGATCGGCTGCGTGGCCGTGGACCCGTCCGCCGCGAGCTTCATCGAGGTGATCGCGCGGCATGGGAAATTTCCGGTGGTGCCCGCGAAAAACGACGTGCTGGACGGAATCCGCTCGGTGGGGGTCGCGCTGAAGCAGGGGGACATCCGCATCTGCGACACCTGTGCCGACGCCATGCGGGAATTCTCGCTGTACCGCTGGAGCGGCGACACCGTGCGGGACGCGCCGGTCAAGGAGAACGACCATGCCATGGACGACATCCGCTATTTTGTGACGACCGTATTGCACCGGGGCGAGGACGGCTTTTTCGCCATGGCCGCCCCGCGCCGCAAAGGAGTTCGAGATGAAATTTTTTAA
- a CDS encoding conserved protein of unknown function (Evidence 4 : Unknown function but conserved in other organisms), which yields MAGLEQIERQILELLQGKDALKDIRFLPAWSSAPQGPVRTLTAALETGPVGFTPAALGCAEGRAELTLTLWIYAPKALGGGACVDAFSRIGDALLFGENGLCLQTLSCGRVEYSAAARAYLLEGKIGLTALAEGDAEWS from the coding sequence ATGGCGGGGCTTGAACAGATCGAACGGCAGATTCTGGAGCTTCTTCAGGGGAAAGACGCGCTGAAGGACATCCGGTTCCTTCCGGCCTGGAGCAGCGCGCCGCAGGGGCCGGTGCGTACGCTGACGGCCGCGCTGGAAACCGGGCCGGTCGGCTTTACGCCCGCGGCGCTGGGGTGCGCTGAAGGCCGGGCGGAGCTGACGCTGACCCTGTGGATTTACGCTCCGAAAGCTTTGGGGGGCGGTGCGTGCGTCGACGCCTTTTCCCGGATCGGCGACGCGCTCCTGTTCGGGGAGAACGGGCTTTGCCTTCAGACCTTGTCCTGCGGGCGGGTGGAGTACAGCGCCGCCGCCCGCGCTTATCTGCTGGAAGGGAAGATCGGGCTGACGGCGCTGGCGGAGGGGGATGCGGAATGGAGCTGA
- a CDS encoding XRE family transcriptional regulator, giving the protein MSDIVKIVGERLKIYRQRRGYSQAQLAEKANVHPTYIGQLERGEKNATIESIKKVASALNLPLETLFAKIRIKNSEKEVAEKCYELILTRPKKEQEQLLDLLTRITKYKDA; this is encoded by the coding sequence ATGTCAGACATTGTCAAGATCGTCGGGGAGCGTCTCAAGATTTACCGGCAGCGGCGGGGGTACAGCCAGGCGCAGCTTGCGGAGAAAGCGAATGTCCACCCCACTTACATCGGCCAGCTGGAACGCGGCGAAAAGAACGCCACGATCGAAAGCATCAAAAAAGTAGCGTCCGCTCTGAACCTGCCTCTGGAAACCCTGTTCGCAAAAATCAGGATCAAAAACTCGGAAAAGGAAGTCGCCGAGAAATGCTACGAGCTGATCCTGACCCGCCCCAAAAAGGAACAGGAGCAGCTTCTGGATCTGCTGACCCGGATCACGAAATATAAGGATGCGTAA
- a CDS encoding conserved protein of unknown function (Evidence 4 : Unknown function but conserved in other organisms) → MAEKSRARRRILKGYDKLAFGGVADAVRLMFWEEPDFEQIGQMDLFNIAEIKRPKGGGMEIKFFDRIKALQCMEALDGESENGPGGFYRALEAGARSFGKTEGE, encoded by the coding sequence ATGGCGGAAAAAAGCAGGGCGCGCCGCAGGATCCTGAAGGGATACGACAAGCTCGCGTTCGGCGGGGTGGCCGACGCGGTCCGCCTGATGTTCTGGGAGGAGCCCGATTTTGAACAGATCGGGCAGATGGACCTGTTTAACATCGCGGAGATCAAAAGGCCGAAGGGCGGCGGGATGGAGATCAAGTTTTTCGACCGCATCAAGGCGCTTCAGTGCATGGAGGCTCTGGACGGGGAGAGCGAAAACGGCCCCGGCGGGTTTTACCGGGCGCTGGAAGCCGGGGCGCGCTCGTTCGGAAAGACGGAGGGGGAGTAG
- a CDS encoding Trypsin → MNENDWNKEQKEGVDPNLPRNGAVPAGTSQENGAGGETPPAPEEKPEERIFPEPPAEPVKPESLSESPEEQPKNLPPAPEEKPEERIFPEPPAEPVKPESLSEPPEEQPKNPPPAPEEKPENRIFPEPPAAPKPNGTGPSAAGNTSGGTKRPDRQDTQEIPKPDAPAQPNGNPYQQQYYGWQNGQYGAPQQNPPGQYPPYGPYPGYHPNQNYAPYGQIPQPYGKPPEKPKKNRGARVFLWLLATLGAIFVIGFCAYGVYAALAQKGNPGFAGGPGSAQSGAPESGSGEKPGGSEAVSRPDDDSAKKAPGGSVLDSNYAGLAIEKRPSGGELNASQVYQKVSPSIVGVVSVNSQGQSSGSGIICRADGYIITNSHVVNDSKTNRQLQVILHDGSKYNGTVVGFDKTTDLAVLKIDAKGLPVAVFGDSGQLLVGDWVVAIGNPGGMTYASSLTRGVISGLDRTVGYSNAGNMTYIQTDTAISPGASGGALVNMYGQVVGVNSSKLVATGFEGMGFSVPISKARTVINDLIRKGYVSGRARLGIAANEVTDLQAQMYGMPRGVVISVIDSDSSFRGTGVQVNDIITKADGQEISTLAELYQILGLHKPGETLKMTIYRPGVQGRSFDVSVKLLEDTGETQKTVELPSGSD, encoded by the coding sequence ATGAACGAGAATGATTGGAACAAGGAACAAAAAGAGGGCGTGGACCCGAATCTGCCCCGGAACGGCGCCGTTCCCGCAGGGACTTCGCAGGAAAACGGGGCTGGCGGGGAGACGCCGCCCGCGCCGGAGGAAAAGCCGGAGGAACGGATTTTCCCGGAGCCTCCCGCAGAGCCTGTAAAGCCGGAAAGCCTGTCGGAATCGCCGGAGGAGCAGCCGAAAAATCTGCCGCCCGCGCCGGAGGAAAAGCCGGAGGAACGGATTTTCCCGGAGCCTCCCGCGGAGCCTGTAAAGCCGGAAAGCCTGTCGGAACCGCCGGAGGAGCAGCCGAAAAATCCGCCGCCCGCGCCGGAGGAAAAGCCCGAGAACCGGATTTTTCCGGAGCCTCCCGCAGCACCGAAGCCGAACGGGACGGGTCCGTCGGCCGCCGGAAATACGTCCGGCGGGACAAAGCGGCCCGACCGGCAGGACACGCAGGAAATCCCGAAGCCGGACGCACCCGCGCAGCCGAACGGGAACCCTTACCAGCAGCAGTATTACGGCTGGCAGAACGGGCAGTACGGCGCGCCGCAGCAGAATCCGCCCGGCCAGTATCCGCCGTACGGCCCTTATCCCGGGTATCATCCCAACCAGAACTACGCCCCTTACGGGCAGATTCCCCAGCCTTACGGAAAGCCGCCCGAAAAGCCGAAAAAAAACCGCGGCGCGCGGGTGTTTCTGTGGCTGCTTGCGACTTTGGGAGCCATTTTTGTCATCGGCTTCTGCGCGTACGGCGTTTACGCGGCGCTTGCCCAAAAAGGAAATCCCGGTTTTGCGGGCGGGCCGGGCTCCGCGCAGTCCGGAGCGCCGGAATCCGGCTCCGGGGAAAAGCCCGGAGGATCGGAGGCGGTGAGCCGGCCGGATGACGACAGCGCCAAAAAAGCGCCGGGCGGAAGTGTGCTTGACTCGAACTATGCGGGCCTCGCCATCGAGAAGCGGCCGTCGGGCGGAGAGTTGAACGCGAGCCAGGTGTATCAGAAGGTTTCCCCGTCGATCGTCGGGGTGGTGTCCGTGAACTCGCAGGGGCAGAGCTCCGGCTCGGGGATCATCTGCCGGGCCGACGGCTATATCATCACCAATTCCCATGTCGTGAACGATTCCAAAACGAACCGTCAGCTTCAGGTCATCCTTCACGACGGGTCGAAATACAACGGGACCGTGGTCGGATTTGACAAGACGACCGACCTTGCGGTGCTGAAGATCGACGCGAAGGGCCTTCCGGTGGCCGTGTTCGGGGATTCCGGGCAGCTTCTGGTCGGGGACTGGGTCGTCGCCATCGGGAACCCGGGCGGCATGACGTACGCAAGCTCTTTGACGCGCGGCGTGATTTCGGGGCTGGACCGCACCGTGGGGTACAGCAACGCGGGCAACATGACGTATATCCAGACGGACACCGCGATCAGCCCGGGCGCTTCGGGCGGGGCGCTCGTCAACATGTACGGCCAGGTGGTCGGCGTGAACTCCTCGAAGCTGGTCGCAACCGGCTTTGAGGGAATGGGATTTTCGGTCCCGATCTCGAAGGCGAGGACGGTCATCAACGACCTGATCCGCAAGGGATACGTTTCCGGGCGCGCTCGTCTCGGCATCGCCGCGAACGAGGTGACCGACCTTCAGGCGCAGATGTACGGCATGCCGCGCGGCGTGGTGATCTCCGTCATCGACAGCGACAGCTCGTTCCGGGGCACCGGGGTTCAGGTGAACGACATCATCACAAAGGCGGACGGGCAGGAGATCTCCACGCTTGCCGAGCTGTACCAGATCCTGGGCCTGCACAAGCCGGGCGAAACCCTGAAGATGACCATTTACCGGCCCGGGGTTCAGGGGAGGTCGTTCGACGTGAGCGTCAAGCTTCTGGAGGACACCGGGGAAACCCAGAAAACCGTGGAGCTTCCATCCGGTTCGGATTAA
- a CDS encoding conserved membrane protein of unknown function (Evidence 4 : Unknown function but conserved in other organisms), whose protein sequence is MKNILEVDRLCKRYRGFELKDVSFRIPGGNQIVRSKYLFALIILGLTSVVFIPMMFFLPGGGFREEQVFSVQIIISLALLFIALMIPLIYRFGTQKFRVAFLAIFFGSIALAFLVKQLNLFSLSSFQMDEAGLNRAVFFLLLLSAALLVASYFISCRIFSKKEV, encoded by the coding sequence ATGAAAAACATACTGGAGGTCGACCGCCTGTGCAAAAGATACAGAGGGTTCGAGCTGAAAGACGTCAGCTTCCGCATCCCGGGCGGAAATCAGATCGTGCGCAGCAAATATCTGTTCGCGCTGATCATTCTGGGGCTGACCAGCGTCGTGTTTATCCCGATGATGTTTTTTCTCCCCGGCGGCGGCTTCCGTGAGGAACAGGTCTTTTCGGTCCAGATCATCATCAGCCTCGCCCTTCTGTTCATCGCGCTGATGATCCCTCTGATCTACCGGTTCGGCACCCAGAAATTCCGTGTGGCCTTTCTGGCGATCTTCTTCGGCTCAATCGCGCTGGCCTTCCTTGTGAAACAGCTCAACCTGTTTTCGCTGTCCTCGTTTCAAATGGATGAGGCCGGCCTGAACCGGGCGGTCTTTTTCCTGCTGCTTTTGTCCGCCGCCCTGCTGGTTGCCTCCTATTTCATTTCATGCCGGATTTTCAGCAAAAAGGAAGTCTGA
- a CDS encoding Phage capsid family protein, producing the protein MALYETIRLEKGMYGAGESFTQTLEGLDPSENYEGTALSGLDAYQRQLKRFGIRVSGAGSDAVEKFFQTGDSAALFPEYVTRAVRQGMERADLLPGIVATVTSIGSMDYRTITSDPSEDEKELKPVAEGAQLPRTVVRTQENLVRLHKRGRMLVASYEALRFQKLDLFTVTLKQIGAYIARAQADDAVRVILEGDWNGNAAQVREVSGSMAYGDMVELWSELSPYELNTMLASTSAIRDLLNLPEFKDAAAGLNFQGTGRLATPLGAKLVHVPSLAGKKIIGLDKNCALEMVKAGDVATDYDKLIDRQLERASISVIAGFAKIFAGAGKVVSYSGA; encoded by the coding sequence ATGGCTTTGTATGAAACGATCCGGCTGGAAAAGGGAATGTACGGAGCGGGGGAAAGCTTTACGCAGACGCTGGAAGGCCTGGACCCTTCCGAAAATTACGAGGGGACCGCGCTGAGCGGGCTGGATGCCTATCAGCGGCAGCTCAAGCGCTTCGGCATCCGGGTGAGCGGAGCGGGGTCCGACGCGGTGGAAAAATTCTTCCAGACCGGGGACAGCGCCGCGCTGTTCCCGGAATATGTGACCCGCGCGGTGCGCCAGGGCATGGAGCGGGCGGATCTTCTGCCGGGGATCGTCGCGACCGTCACGAGCATCGGCTCCATGGACTACCGGACGATCACTTCCGACCCTTCCGAGGATGAAAAGGAGCTGAAGCCGGTCGCGGAGGGCGCACAGCTTCCCCGGACGGTGGTGCGCACCCAGGAAAATCTGGTGCGCCTGCACAAGCGCGGCAGGATGCTCGTCGCCTCCTACGAAGCGCTGCGCTTTCAGAAGCTGGACCTGTTCACCGTCACGCTGAAGCAGATCGGCGCGTATATCGCGCGGGCGCAGGCGGACGACGCGGTGCGCGTGATCCTGGAGGGTGACTGGAACGGAAACGCCGCCCAGGTGCGCGAGGTGAGCGGAAGCATGGCCTACGGCGACATGGTGGAGCTGTGGAGCGAGCTTTCGCCCTACGAGCTGAACACGATGCTCGCGTCGACTTCGGCCATCCGCGACCTTCTGAACCTGCCGGAATTCAAGGATGCCGCCGCGGGCCTGAATTTTCAGGGGACCGGCCGCCTTGCGACGCCGCTCGGCGCAAAGCTGGTCCATGTGCCGTCGCTCGCGGGGAAAAAGATCATCGGGCTGGACAAAAACTGCGCGCTGGAAATGGTGAAGGCCGGGGACGTCGCGACCGATTACGACAAGCTGATCGACCGCCAGCTCGAGCGCGCGTCCATCAGCGTGATCGCCGGGTTCGCGAAGATCTTCGCCGGGGCGGGGAAGGTCGTTTCCTATTCCGGCGCGTAA
- a CDS encoding conserved protein of unknown function (Evidence 4 : Unknown function but conserved in other organisms), translated as MELTLTGPVVLELNGQKLASAREVRCRCTRESREIRAFGEAEPVAVLQGAPRYRIELTRVFLRGNTLPFSGLSDFRLSVSHGGGRVTYSGCEWREIESGGAAGTPGVLERAVLTAARRTEEESGG; from the coding sequence ATGGAGCTGACTTTGACCGGGCCGGTCGTTTTGGAACTGAACGGGCAGAAGCTGGCGTCGGCGCGGGAGGTCAGGTGCCGGTGCACCCGGGAAAGCCGGGAAATCCGCGCGTTCGGGGAAGCGGAGCCCGTGGCCGTTTTACAGGGCGCGCCCCGCTACCGGATCGAGCTGACGCGGGTTTTCCTGCGGGGAAACACCCTGCCGTTTTCCGGGCTTTCGGATTTTCGCCTGTCGGTCTCCCACGGGGGCGGGCGGGTGACTTATTCCGGCTGCGAATGGCGGGAGATCGAGAGCGGCGGGGCGGCGGGAACCCCGGGCGTGCTGGAACGCGCGGTGCTGACGGCCGCGCGCAGAACGG
- a CDS encoding conserved protein of unknown function (Evidence 4 : Unknown function but conserved in other organisms) — MKVSFSGYGEKVLTFETDGEITAGAPVAVTGNGTVGPCAAGQAFCGVAVSAREGLAAVQLCGYARLPYSGAMEVGYQTVAGADGGKIQTAETGRSVLVTDVDESAAVCGVIL; from the coding sequence ATGAAAGTATCGTTCAGCGGGTACGGGGAAAAGGTTCTGACATTCGAGACAGACGGAGAGATCACGGCCGGCGCGCCGGTGGCCGTGACGGGAAACGGCACGGTCGGGCCTTGCGCCGCGGGGCAGGCGTTCTGCGGCGTGGCCGTCTCGGCGCGGGAAGGGCTCGCCGCCGTGCAGCTTTGCGGCTACGCGCGCCTGCCGTACAGCGGCGCCATGGAGGTCGGTTACCAGACCGTCGCGGGCGCGGACGGCGGGAAGATCCAGACGGCGGAAACCGGGAGAAGCGTCCTTGTGACGGATGTGGATGAGAGCGCCGCCGTGTGCGGCGTGATTCTTTGA
- a CDS encoding conserved protein of unknown function (Evidence 4 : Unknown function but conserved in other organisms): MTRREMIDRMFERYGTPVTVYSAGNPPAGARALIQPLSGKLYPDEACLPAGCFDRSHYFYLGSAARRLDRLADAEIGDGERSYRVIRARGVDCGGETLYVWAVLEEKEEEETDGGA, encoded by the coding sequence ATGACGCGGCGGGAAATGATCGACCGCATGTTTGAGCGGTACGGCACGCCCGTCACGGTGTATTCGGCGGGGAATCCCCCGGCCGGAGCCCGCGCCCTGATCCAGCCGCTGAGCGGCAAGCTTTACCCGGATGAGGCCTGCCTGCCCGCCGGCTGCTTCGACCGCTCGCACTATTTTTATCTCGGCTCCGCCGCCCGGCGGCTGGACCGCCTGGCGGATGCCGAAATCGGGGACGGGGAGCGGAGCTACCGGGTGATCCGCGCGCGCGGCGTGGACTGCGGCGGGGAAACCCTGTATGTCTGGGCGGTCCTGGAGGAAAAAGAGGAGGAGGAGACGGATGGCGGGGCTTGA
- a CDS encoding conserved protein of unknown function (Evidence 4 : Unknown function but conserved in other organisms): MKDGFVQKSAGEKISEREMERINAYTRRPFAAKEVYAFSLVLCDNEIDRDWERFTIPALKKLEKLFLGKTGIFDHSGKSSDQTARIFSTALETDPEKRTRAGEPYTRLTARAYLPRTQKNADLIMELESGIKKEVSVGCAVGSASCSVCGADLKRGACGHRKGKSYSVKGEEILCCAVLDDPQDAYEWSFVAVPAQRAAGVIKSFETGKKEEKRLEDIQKALSREGEEVVLTKGEARKLLGRLEELEAQAGDGRRYREQLCANVERLCLLVKSGIEPAVMRRAAEKMTMDDLLAAEKSLRRKADELLPVHPQLAPGKKKAPADDAAFRI; the protein is encoded by the coding sequence TTGAAGGACGGATTTGTGCAAAAGAGTGCCGGAGAAAAAATTTCGGAGCGGGAGATGGAGCGGATCAACGCTTATACGCGCCGGCCGTTTGCGGCGAAGGAGGTGTACGCTTTTTCGCTGGTGCTGTGCGACAACGAGATCGACCGCGACTGGGAGCGGTTCACGATCCCGGCGCTGAAAAAGCTGGAAAAGCTGTTTCTGGGGAAAACGGGGATTTTCGACCACAGCGGGAAAAGCAGCGACCAGACGGCGCGCATCTTTTCCACCGCGCTGGAAACCGACCCGGAAAAGCGCACCCGGGCGGGCGAGCCCTACACCCGGCTGACGGCCCGGGCGTATCTGCCGCGCACGCAAAAGAACGCGGACCTGATTATGGAGCTGGAATCGGGGATCAAAAAAGAGGTGAGCGTCGGCTGCGCGGTGGGCAGCGCGTCCTGTTCGGTGTGCGGGGCCGACCTGAAGCGGGGCGCCTGCGGGCACAGGAAGGGGAAAAGCTATTCCGTAAAAGGGGAAGAAATCCTCTGCTGCGCGGTGCTGGACGACCCGCAGGACGCCTACGAATGGTCGTTCGTGGCGGTGCCCGCCCAGCGGGCGGCCGGCGTCATCAAGTCGTTTGAAACGGGAAAAAAGGAGGAGAAGCGGTTGGAAGACATTCAAAAGGCCCTTTCCCGGGAAGGGGAAGAGGTGGTTCTGACAAAGGGCGAGGCGCGGAAGCTCCTCGGCCGGCTGGAGGAGCTGGAAGCGCAGGCCGGGGACGGGCGGCGCTACCGCGAGCAGCTCTGCGCGAACGTGGAGCGCCTGTGCCTGCTGGTGAAATCCGGGATCGAGCCGGCGGTGATGCGCCGCGCCGCGGAGAAGATGACGATGGACGACCTTCTGGCGGCGGAAAAATCCCTGCGCAGAAAGGCGGATGAGCTTCTGCCGGTGCATCCGCAGCTTGCGCCGGGGAAGAAAAAGGCGCCCGCGGACGACGCGGCGTTCCGCATTTGA
- a CDS encoding GntR family transcriptional regulator gives MDIIISNSSGKPIYEQISEQIKNSIISGVLKEGDALPSMRLLAKELHISVITTKRAYEDLERDGFLTTVTGKGSFVAPKNIELIREEHLRRIEALLREAVTLARSGGVSADELREMLNLLEEGES, from the coding sequence GTGGATATCATTATCAGCAATTCCAGCGGAAAACCGATCTACGAGCAAATTTCCGAACAGATCAAGAACAGCATTATCTCGGGCGTTCTGAAGGAAGGGGATGCGCTGCCGTCGATGCGCCTTCTGGCCAAAGAGCTGCACATCAGCGTCATCACCACAAAGCGCGCCTACGAGGATCTGGAACGCGACGGCTTCCTCACCACGGTGACCGGAAAGGGGAGCTTTGTCGCCCCGAAGAACATCGAGCTGATCCGCGAGGAGCACCTGCGGCGGATCGAGGCCCTGCTGCGCGAAGCGGTGACGCTCGCGAGGTCCGGCGGCGTCTCGGCGGATGAGCTCCGCGAAATGCTGAATCTGTTGGAAGAAGGAGAATCCTGA
- a CDS encoding conserved protein of unknown function (Evidence 4 : Unknown function but conserved in other organisms), with protein MEDSILARFAQMAELTQEQAENWKTLCADAEAELSPGLREEAGDGGALFRAACAALAFYRYSMLCACGGEESFSAGEIRVTRGSGGVKAAERLWLSARRAAAPVLRDDEFYFHRVRP; from the coding sequence ATGGAGGACAGCATTCTGGCACGTTTCGCGCAGATGGCAGAGCTGACGCAGGAGCAGGCGGAAAACTGGAAAACGCTGTGCGCGGACGCCGAGGCGGAGCTGTCGCCCGGGCTGCGGGAAGAGGCGGGCGACGGCGGGGCGCTGTTCCGCGCCGCCTGTGCGGCGCTCGCCTTTTACCGCTATTCGATGCTCTGCGCCTGCGGCGGGGAAGAGAGCTTTTCCGCCGGAGAGATCCGGGTGACGCGCGGGTCTGGCGGCGTGAAGGCGGCGGAGCGCCTGTGGCTTTCCGCACGGCGGGCCGCCGCCCCGGTGCTCCGGGATGATGAATTTTATTTTCATCGGGTGCGCCCATGA
- a CDS encoding Serine/threonine protein phosphatase, which produces MKFFKNRGAGARAVQTAPRPSPLWELERRAPLATGEQRLYAALRESVPIISAALEKIERLIGSFEIRCPNPAAERMMRDFLQGVRVNAAQNGIQSFLNSYLDQLLLYGTAVGEIVPSADGAGIAGLYNACLDDLEIRRGDSPFSVQICRREENGEAVPVRRPGLILFSALNPEPGQVRGVSILRGLPFIGNILMKIYGTIGVNWDRVGNARFAVTYKPSGGTDAAYAGERARQIAAEWGRAMQGGTEVSDFVAVGDVDIRVIGADNQILDSEIPVRQMLEQIVAKLGIPPFLLGLSWSSTERMSSQQADLLTSELEAYRRILNPAVRRICGLWLCMNGFDQPFDIEWENISLQDELDLAAARLKNAQAAKIEREIGKGKE; this is translated from the coding sequence ATGAAATTTTTTAAAAACAGAGGGGCCGGCGCCCGCGCGGTGCAGACGGCCCCGCGCCCGTCGCCGTTATGGGAGCTGGAACGGCGCGCCCCGCTCGCGACGGGGGAGCAGCGCCTTTACGCCGCGCTGCGGGAATCGGTGCCGATCATCTCCGCCGCGCTGGAAAAAATCGAGCGGCTGATCGGCTCGTTCGAGATCCGCTGCCCTAACCCGGCCGCGGAGCGGATGATGCGCGATTTCCTGCAGGGGGTGCGGGTGAACGCGGCGCAGAACGGCATCCAGAGCTTTCTGAACAGCTACCTCGACCAGCTTCTGCTGTACGGCACGGCGGTGGGGGAGATCGTCCCGTCCGCCGACGGGGCGGGGATCGCCGGGCTTTACAATGCGTGCCTGGACGATCTGGAGATCCGGCGGGGGGATTCGCCGTTCTCGGTTCAGATCTGCCGGCGGGAGGAAAACGGCGAGGCGGTGCCCGTGCGCCGCCCCGGGCTGATCCTGTTTTCCGCGCTGAACCCCGAGCCGGGGCAGGTGCGCGGCGTTTCCATCCTGCGCGGGCTGCCCTTCATCGGCAATATCCTGATGAAAATTTACGGCACCATCGGCGTCAACTGGGACCGCGTGGGCAACGCAAGGTTCGCCGTCACCTACAAGCCCTCCGGCGGGACGGACGCGGCTTACGCCGGGGAGCGCGCCCGCCAGATCGCGGCCGAGTGGGGCCGGGCGATGCAGGGCGGCACGGAGGTCAGCGACTTCGTCGCCGTCGGGGACGTGGACATCCGGGTCATCGGCGCGGACAACCAGATCCTGGACAGTGAAATCCCCGTGCGCCAGATGCTGGAGCAGATCGTCGCGAAGCTGGGAATCCCGCCGTTCCTGCTGGGGCTTTCGTGGTCCTCCACCGAGCGGATGTCGTCCCAGCAGGCGGACCTTCTCACGAGCGAGCTGGAGGCCTACCGCCGGATCCTGAACCCGGCCGTGCGCCGGATCTGCGGGCTGTGGCTCTGCATGAACGGCTTTGACCAGCCGTTCGACATCGAGTGGGAGAACATCAGCCTGCAGGATGAGCTGGACCTCGCGGCGGCGCGGCTCAAAAACGCGCAGGCCGCCAAAATCGAGCGGGAAATCGGAAAAGGGAAGGAGTGA